The nucleotide sequence CCTCTGAACTCATTTCCCATGCGGGTCAACACGTCACGGTTCGTGGGTGGTTAAATAACGTCCGCTCCCTTGGAAAAGTCAATTTTGTTGTTCTGCGCGACCGTATGGGGTTCATTCAAGTCGTGGTTGAAGATAAGGAAGAATTTAAAAAGGTTTCCTCTCTTCAGCCGGGCACTATTTTGAAAATTGAAGGCAAAGTTGTCGCGAATGCTAAGGTTGAGAAGGGAGCTGAAATTGTAGAACCAAAAATCACGGTCGAAGTACCTATCACAGAAGTTCCTCCGGTAGAATATTATAAGCCCGAGATTCCCTCTGATCTTGAACACATTCTTGATAATAGACCTATCGCTTTACGCAACCGCCAACTGCAGGCCATCTTTAAAATCCAAGCAGAGCTAACACATGCTTACCGCCTTTTCATGCACGACCATGTGAAAGCAGTAGAATATTTTGCTCCCAACATGATCGGCGCTTCCTCTGAAGGAGGGGCAGAATTTTTTAACGTAGACTATTTCGGATATACCGCTACCTTGGCCCAAAGCAGTCAGCTTTACAAACAGATTATGGTAGGCGTAAACGAAAGAGTGTTCGCTCTAATGCCATTTTTCCGTGCCGAGAACTCCAACACTCCCCGACACCTTACCGAAGGGAAACAATTTGAATTTGAAATGGGATTTTTTGACGATTGGCAGGATGTCTTAGATGTGCAGGAAAACTGCATAAAATTCATGATAAAGCATTTAAGAAACACGTGCCCTAATGAGATTGCTGTTCTAGGCAATACATTAATAGATGCCCCTGAAGATATCCCATTCCCCCGCATTACATTTCAGGAAGCGCAGGAAATTTATTTCCAGCGTACTGGCATTGACGAAAGAGAAGAACCTGATCTCAGCCCAGCTAGTGAAAGAGAGCTTTGCGCTTACGCAAAAGAAAAATTCGGAACTGACCTAATTTTTATCATCGACTGGAAAACCTCAAAAAGACCTTTTTATGCATTCCCTAAAGAGGATAATGCCGAGCTTTCCAATACTTTCGACCTACTGTGCGCAGGGGCTGAAATCACCTCCGGCGGGCAGCGCAGACATACCTACCCATCGATGGTTGAAGGCATTCTGTCCAAAGGCATGCATCCTGATAATTTCAGCGACTATTTGAGTATCTTCAAATACGGAATGCCTCCTCACGGTGGTTTTGGCATGGGTCTAGAAAGACTGACCATGACGATATTGCGTCTGAAAAACATTCGTGAGACGTCATTATTCCCTTCCGACCCAAGAAGGATTGCTAGTAATCGCTTGAAAGCAAAAATTTTCTACGGGGGCGAAAGCATCCGCAATGAGATTGTTAGGTTATTGCGTCATAATGATATGCAATTTACCCACATGGAACATGCTGCAACCTATACTTCAGAGGAATCGGCCCAAGTGCGCAATACACTGATGGAAGAGGGTGTGAAATCCATTATCCTACGTGGAAAGAACTCTAAGAAAAATTATCAAGTCAACATCCCTTCTCACTTGAAGCTTGATATGAAAGCTGTGGCTGAAGTGCTGGGCGAAAAATGTGAATTTGAAGATCCCGAAGTCATAAGGGAACGTTTTGGATTGAGTATTGGAGGAGTTCCCCCCTTCGGTAATTTATTGAAT is from Parachlamydiales bacterium and encodes:
- the aspS gene encoding aspartate--tRNA(Asn) ligase, producing MSRTLSSELISHAGQHVTVRGWLNNVRSLGKVNFVVLRDRMGFIQVVVEDKEEFKKVSSLQPGTILKIEGKVVANAKVEKGAEIVEPKITVEVPITEVPPVEYYKPEIPSDLEHILDNRPIALRNRQLQAIFKIQAELTHAYRLFMHDHVKAVEYFAPNMIGASSEGGAEFFNVDYFGYTATLAQSSQLYKQIMVGVNERVFALMPFFRAENSNTPRHLTEGKQFEFEMGFFDDWQDVLDVQENCIKFMIKHLRNTCPNEIAVLGNTLIDAPEDIPFPRITFQEAQEIYFQRTGIDEREEPDLSPASERELCAYAKEKFGTDLIFIIDWKTSKRPFYAFPKEDNAELSNTFDLLCAGAEITSGGQRRHTYPSMVEGILSKGMHPDNFSDYLSIFKYGMPPHGGFGMGLERLTMTILRLKNIRETSLFPSDPRRIASNRLKAKIFYGGESIRNEIVRLLRHNDMQFTHMEHAATYTSEESAQVRNTLMEEGVKSIILRGKNSKKNYQVNIPSHLKLDMKAVAEVLGEKCEFEDPEVIRERFGLSIGGVPPFGNLLNLDVVYDAAIRENSRAAFNCGLLNESIIMTSKDLISIVQPKIAAIAKP